The following proteins come from a genomic window of Lolium rigidum isolate FL_2022 chromosome 5, APGP_CSIRO_Lrig_0.1, whole genome shotgun sequence:
- the LOC124654214 gene encoding uncharacterized protein LOC124654214 has translation MGKKKNKPEGPIKSLKDAEQAVSSDYIGGDTLDELLSKLIRSVEVAKASRGGLPEKIWMKQQFCVGVNDVTRVLERMPAAVASHSGCSSEAPTHKVLRRAPLVPLQAVLIAADCNPKWLTKHIPTLASTRQVPVLCLKDNRGSSLRLGQVANVRTALAIGIKARNSIINKSIDEVLKGSKLVADEQKISAPIPISSPSPSPNPSPVNMMGYM, from the exons atgggcaagaagaagaacaaacctGAGGGGCCAATCAAGTCGCTGAAAGATGCTGAACAAGC AGTTTCTTCAGATTACATTGGAGGAGATACCCTGGATGAACTGTTGTCTAAGCTTATCAG AAGCGTTGAGGTTGCAAAAGCTTCAAGGGGAGGATTGCCAGAAAAGATATGGATGAAG CAACAATTTTGTGTCGGGGTCAATGACGTGACAAGGGTCCTTGAGAGAATGCCTGCTGCTGTTGCTTCGCATTCTGGCTGTTCTAGTGAGGCACCGACCCACAAAGTTTTGCGGAGAGCTCCTTTGGTGCCACTTCAG GCTGTCCTTATAGCTGCTGATTGCAATCCCAAATGGCTAACAAAACACATACCAACCCTGGCAAGCACAAGGCAAGTTCCTGTATTGTGCCTCAAGGACAACAGAGGAAGTTCACTGAGGTTAGGTCAAGTGGCGAATGTCAGAACAGCGCTGGCCATCGGAATAAAG GCCAGAAACAGCATAATCAACAAGAGCATTGACGAAGTGCTAAAGGGTAGTAAGCTGGTCGCTGATGAACAGAAAATTAGCGCACCCATTCCCATTTCCAGTCCCAGTCCCAGTCCCAATCCCAGTCCAGTAAACATGATGGGATATATGTGA